One region of Vitis vinifera cultivar Pinot Noir 40024 chromosome 1, ASM3070453v1 genomic DNA includes:
- the LOC104879711 gene encoding probable nucleoredoxin 1 gives MDSENVDGVAHDLVSLLTREDRDFLVRNNGHQVKVESLKGKKIWLYFSASWCGPCRRFTPKLVEAYNELSSNDDFEIIFVSGDNDDESFHGYFSKMPWLAIPFSDSDARDQLNELFKVMGIPNLVMLDESGKVLSEDGVDIIQEYGVEAYPFTPEKIKEMKEKEETARKEQSLRSILVSQSRDYVISTDGKKVPVSELEGKFVGLFFSLSSYKACLEFTPTLVDVYEKLRAKGESFEIVMISLDDEEESFKKYFGSMPWLALPFRDKSCEKLARYFELSALPTLVVIGPDGKTLHSNVAEAIQEHGIQAYPFTPEKFAELEEIEKAKREAQTLESILVSGDRDFVIGKDGVKIPVSDLVGKNILLYFSAHWCPPCRAFLPKLIEAYQKIKTKDEAFEVIFISSDKDQTSFDEFFSGMPWLALPFGDKRKASLSRTFKVHGIPSLIAIGPTGRTVTTEARNLVMIHGADAYPFTEEHIREIEAQYEEMAKGWPEKVKHALHEEHELVLTKRRVYVCNGCEKQGHLWSFYCEECDFDLHPKCALEEDKGSKDDEMEKASPGEGWKCDGEVCYKA, from the exons ATGGATAGCGAAAACGTTGATGGCGTTGCTCACGATTTGGTTTCGCTTCTCACAAGAGAGGATCGGGACTTTCTTGTCCGCAACAATGGCCACCAG GTTAAAGTTGAGAGTTTGAAGGGGAAGAAAATTTGGCTATATTTTTCAGCATCATGGTGTGGGCCATGTCGGCGGTTCACCCCTAAATTAGTTGAGGCCTACAATGAACTCTCCTCCAACGATGATTTTGAAATCATCTTTGTTTCAGGTGATAATGATGATGAGTCGTTCCATGGATATTTCTCCAAGATGCCTTGGCTCGCAATCCCATTTTCTGATTCAGATGCACGAGATCAGTTGAATGAACTGTTCAAGGTGATGGGGATTCCAAACCTTGTGATGCTTGATGAATCTGGCAAGGTTTTGAGCGAAGATGGGGTTGATATCATACAAGAGTATGGAGTGGAAGCTTATCCTTTCACTCCTGAAAAGatcaaagaaatgaaagagaaggaagaaacaGCCAGGAAGGAACAATCCTTGAGATCCATCTTAGTCTCTCAGTCCCGTGACTATGTAATTTCAACTGATGGAAAGAAG GTGCCTGTGTCTGAACTAGAAGGGAAGTTCGTTGGGCTGTTTTTCTCATTGTCTTCCTACAAGGCATGCCTTGAATTTACTCCAACGCTAGTGGATGTTTACGAGAAATTAAGGGCAAAGGGGGAGAGCTTTGAAATTGTCATGATATCACTTGATGATGAGGAAGaatcattcaaaaaatattttggaagcATGCCTTGGCTTGCATTGCCCTTCAGGGACAAGAGCTGTGAGAAACTAGCTCGCTACTTTGAGCTCTCAGCCCTGCCCACTTTGGTTGTTATTGGGCCAGATGGAAAGACTCTTCACTCCAATGTTGCCGAGGCAATCCAAGAACATGGGATTCAGGCATACCCTTTTACCCCAGAGAAGTTTGCAGAGCTTGAGGAGATTGAGAAGGCAAAACGGGAAGCACAGACACTGGAGTCAATTTTGGTTTCAGGGGACAGAGACTTTGTGATAGGGAAAGATGGAGTCAAG ATTCCCGTGTCTGATCTAGTGGGGAAGAACATCCTCCTATATTTCTCAGCACATTGGTGCCCCCCATGCCGTGCTTTTCTACCAAAACTTATTGAAGCATACCAGAAGATTAAGACAAAGGATGAAGCATTCGAAGTGATTTTCATCTCTAGTGACAAGGACCAGACCTCCTTCGATGAATTCTTTTCAGGTATGCCATGGCTGGCACTTCCGTTTGGGGATAAAAGGAAGGCCTCCCTGAGTCGCACGTTCAAGGTCCATGGCATCCCCTCGCTCATAGCCATTGGGCCAACTGGCCGGACTGTCACAACAGAAGCCAGAAATCTTGTTATGATTCATGGGGCTGATGCTTATCCTTTCACTGAAGAACATATAAGGGAGATCGAGGCGCAGTATGAGGAGATGGCAAAGGGGTGGCCTGAGAAGGTGAAGCATGCTCTTCATGAAGAGCATGAGCTTGTGCTCACTAAGCGTCGCGTTTATGTATGTAATGGGTGTGAGAAGCAGGGACACTTGTGGTCATTCTATTGTGAAGAATGTGATTTCGATCTCCACCCCAAGTGCGCACTGGAAGAAGACAAAGGAAGCAAAGACGATGAGATGGAGAAGGCAAGTCCCGGAGAAGGATGGAAATGTGATGGGGAGGTGTGTTACAAAGCTTGA
- the LOC100852822 gene encoding probable nucleoredoxin 1, which translates to MDSENVDGVAHDLVSLLTREDRDFLVRNNGHQVKVESLKGKKIWLYFSASWCGPCRRFTPKLVEAYNELSSNDDFEIIFVSGDNDDESFNGYFSKMPWLAIPFSDSDARDQLNELFKVMGIPNLVMLDESGKVLSEDGVDIIQEYGVEAYPFTPEKIKEMKEKEETARKEQSLRSILVSQSRDYVISTDGKKVPVSELEGKFVGLFFSLSSYKACLEFTPTLVDVYEKLRAKGESFEIVMISLDDEEESFKKYFGSMPWLALPFRDKSCEKLARYFELSALPTLVVIGPDGKTLHSNVAEAIQEHGIQAYPFTPEKFAELEEIEKAKREAQTLESILVSGDRDFVIGKDGVKIPVSDLVGKNILLYFSAHWCPPCRAFLPKLIEAYQKIKTKDEAFEVIFISSDKDQTSFDEFFSGMPWLALPFGDKRKASLSRTFKVHGIPSLIAIGPTGRTVTTEARNLVMIHGADAYPFTEEHIKEIEAQYEEMAKGWPEKMKHALHEEHELVLTKRRVYGCNGCEKQGHLWSFYCEECDFDLHPKCALEEDKGTKDDEMEKASPGEGWKCDGEVCYKA; encoded by the exons ATGGATAGCGAAAACGTTGATGGCGTTGCTCACGATTTGGTTTCGCTTCTCACAAGAGAGGATCGGGACTTTCTTGTCCGCAACAATGGCCACCAG GTTAAAGTTGAGAGTTTGAAGGGGAAGAAAATTTGGCTATATTTTTCAGCATCATGGTGTGGGCCATGTCGGCGGTTCACCCCTAAATTAGTTGAGGCCTACAATGAACTCTCCTCCAACGATGATTTTGAAATCATCTTTGTTTCAGGTGATAATGATGATGAGTCGTTCAATGGATATTTCTCCAAGATGCCTTGGCTCGCAATCCCATTTTCTGATTCAGATGCACGAGATCAGTTGAATGAACTGTTCAAGGTGATGGGGATTCCAAACCTTGTGATGCTTGATGAATCTGGCAAGGTTTTGAGCGAAGATGGGGTTGATATCATACAAGAGTATGGAGTGGAAGCTTATCCTTTCACTCCTGAAAAGatcaaagaaatgaaagagaaggaagaaacaGCCAGGAAGGAACAATCCTTGAGATCCATCTTAGTCTCTCAGTCCCGTGACTATGTAATTTCAACTGATGGAAAGAAG GTGCCTGTGTCTGAACTAGAAGGGAAGTTCGTTGGGCTGTTTTTCTCATTGTCTTCCTACAAGGCATGCCTTGAATTTACTCCAACGCTAGTGGATGTTTACGAGAAATTAAGGGCAAAGGGGGAGAGCTTTGAAATTGTCATGATATCACTTGATGATGAGGAAGaatcattcaaaaaatattttggaagcATGCCTTGGCTTGCATTGCCCTTCAGGGACAAGAGCTGTGAGAAACTAGCTCGCTACTTTGAGCTCTCAGCCCTGCCCACTTTGGTTGTTATTGGGCCAGATGGAAAGACTCTTCACTCCAATGTTGCCGAGGCAATCCAAGAACATGGGATTCAGGCATACCCTTTTACCCCAGAGAAGTTTGCAGAGCTTGAGGAGATTGAGAAGGCAAAACGGGAAGCACAGACACTGGAGTCAATTTTGGTTTCAGGGGACAGAGACTTTGTGATAGGGAAAGATGGAGTCAAG ATTCCCGTGTCTGATCTAGTGGGGAAGAACATCCTCCTATATTTCTCAGCACATTGGTGCCCCCCATGCCGTGCTTTTCTACCAAAACTTATTGAAGCATACCAGAAGATTAAGACAAAGGATGAAGCATTCGAAGTGATTTTCATCTCTAGTGACAAGGACCAGACCTCCTTCGATGAATTCTTTTCAGGTATGCCATGGCTGGCACTTCCGTTTGGGGATAAAAGGAAGGCCTCCCTGAGTCGCACGTTCAAGGTCCATGGCATCCCCTCGCTCATAGCCATTGGGCCAACTGGCCGGACTGTCACAACAGAAGCCAGAAATCTTGTTATGATTCATGGGGCTGATGCTTATCCTTTCACTGAAGAACATATAAAGGAGATCGAGGCGCAGTATGAGGAGATGGCAAAGGGGTGGCCTGAGAAGATGAAACATGCCCTTCATGAAGAGCATGAGCTTGTGCTCACTAAGCGTCGCGTTTATGGATGTAATGGGTGTGAGAAGCAGGGACACTTGTGGTCATTCTATTGTGAAGAATGTGATTTCGATCTCCACCCCAAGTGCGCACTGGAAGAAGACAAAGGAACCAAAGACGATGAGATGGAGAAGGCAAGTCCCGGAGAAGGATGGAAATGTGATGGGGAGGTGTGTTACAAAGCTTGA